In Paroedura picta isolate Pp20150507F chromosome 1, Ppicta_v3.0, whole genome shotgun sequence, the following are encoded in one genomic region:
- the LPAR6 gene encoding lysophosphatidic acid receptor 6, producing the protein MGSANCSTDDSFKYTLYGCMFSMVFVLGLLSNCVAIYIFTCALKVRNETTTYMLNLAISDLLFVFTLPFRIYYFTTKDWPFGDVLCKISVMLFYINMYGSIFFLTSISFDRFLAIVYPFRSKMVRTKRNARIVCLAIWITVIAGSVPGSFFQSTNARVNTEGLEQNTCFENFSEETWKTYLSRIVIFIETVGFFIPLILNVTCSTMVLRTLNKPITLHRNKLSKKKVLRMIFVHLVIFCLCFVPYNITLILYSLMRTQTWINCSVVTAIRTMYPITLCIAISNCCFDPVIYYFTSETIQNSIKIKNWSTRRHDYRLYDGKVSDTFLQCRLQTLKTKKNDNESTI; encoded by the coding sequence ATGGGAAGCGCCAACTGTTCCACCGATGACTCCTTTAAGTACACTTTATATGGATGTATGTTCAGCATGGTATTTGTCCTCGGTTTACTGTCTAACTGTGTGGCTATATACATTTTCACTTGTGCTTTAAAAGTGCGAAATGAAACTACAACTTACATGCTTAATTTAGCAATATCGGATCTACTTTTTGTGTTCACTTTGCCCTTCCGAATCTATTATTTTACAACAAAGGACTGGCCCTTCGGTGACGTGCTCTGCAAGATCTCGGTCATGCTGTTTTATATAAACATGTACGGGAGCATTTTCTTTCTGACCAGTATAAGCTTTGATCGCTTTTTAGCGATTGTGTACCCGTTTCGTTCTAAAATGGTCCggacaaaaagaaatgcaaggatCGTTTGCCTTGCGATTTGGATCACTGTGATAGCAGGAAGTGTGCCGGGAAGTTTTTTTCAGTCTACCAACGCTCGGGTCAACACGGAAGGATTGGAACAAAATACGTGCTTTGAGAACTTTTCTGAAGAAACCTGGAAAACCTATCTCTCACGGATTGTTATCTTTATTGAAACGGTAGGATTTTTCATCCCACTGATTCTGAATGTGACTTGCTCTACAATGGTTTTAAGGACTTTGAATAAGCCCATCACATTACATCGGAATAAGTTAAGCAAAAAAAAGGTTCTCCGAATGATCTTCGTCCATTTGGTGATATTCTGTCTCTGCTTTGTGCCTTACAATATTACTCTAATACTTTATTCGCTCATGAGAACACAGACATGGATTAACTGTTCAGTGGTTACGGCCATCAGAACTATGTACCCGATCACGCTGTGCATTGCAATTTCAAACTGTTGTTTTGACCCCGTCATTTACTACTTCACGTCAGAAACTATTCAAAACTCAATAAAAATTAAGAACTGGTCAACTAGAAGACACGATTACAGATTATACGATGGAAAAGTTTCTGACACTTTCTTACAATGTAGACTCCaaaccttaaaaacaaaaaaaaatgacaatgaaTCTACAATATGA